Proteins from one Mesotoga infera genomic window:
- a CDS encoding fumarate hydratase: MIPAGRIIERLEEAITKANTDMDPAIVESLDHYEGPFSSVLRENAVAAKETGLPICQDTGFLEFFVFQGNEVALEEPIIETLNSAVKKVYTEKPYRYSIVSDPFKRVNTRDNTPVVCHLFPERGKRFEIRFLIKGGGSENLSRLFMLNPTATVDDLVRTLVESLKESAARGCPPLKVGIGIGGSSDKAMVLAKLALTRSFDERHHDKDYAALEERILREINDLQIGYQGLGTGITAYSVHIETYPSHIAIMPVGLATDCYIARKGRVIFED; this comes from the coding sequence TTGATTCCGGCAGGAAGAATTATAGAAAGGCTCGAAGAAGCTATTACGAAGGCGAACACGGATATGGATCCGGCGATTGTTGAGTCACTCGATCACTACGAAGGGCCTTTTTCGAGCGTGTTGAGAGAAAACGCCGTTGCTGCAAAAGAGACGGGACTCCCGATATGTCAGGATACAGGTTTTCTCGAGTTCTTCGTCTTTCAGGGTAATGAAGTTGCTCTAGAAGAGCCGATCATTGAAACACTTAATTCGGCAGTCAAAAAAGTCTACACTGAGAAACCCTATAGATATTCCATAGTGTCGGACCCATTTAAGAGAGTAAATACCAGAGATAATACGCCGGTCGTATGTCATCTCTTTCCGGAGAGGGGGAAAAGGTTCGAAATCCGCTTTCTTATTAAGGGAGGGGGCAGCGAAAATCTTTCACGGCTCTTTATGTTAAATCCCACAGCAACCGTTGACGATTTGGTGCGAACACTCGTTGAATCGCTCAAGGAGAGTGCAGCAAGAGGTTGTCCGCCGTTGAAAGTAGGTATAGGAATCGGCGGGAGTTCGGACAAAGCGATGGTGCTTGCCAAACTCGCTCTTACCAGATCCTTCGACGAGAGACATCACGACAAAGACTACGCGGCCCTTGAAGAAAGAATACTTAGAGAAATCAACGATCTGCAGATAGGATATCAGGGTCTGGGAACTGGCATAACCGCATACTCGGTGCACATAGAGACTTATCCCTCGCATATCGCCATAATGCCTGTGGGACTGGCGACTGATTGCTATATCGCAAGAAAGGGGAGAGTAATCTTTGAAGATTGA
- the aroQ gene encoding type II 3-dehydroquinate dehydratase yields MKILVINGPNLNMLGKRKSDIYGVLSYEDLVEIIKFRAQDLGIECEFFQSNYEGELIDRIHGLDFDALVINPGALTHYSYALRDALEIFTGPKVEVHISNIHAREAFRNRSVVSSVCTGTIAGLGFTGYLLAIEFLAGQR; encoded by the coding sequence ATGAAGATACTCGTCATAAACGGGCCGAACCTCAACATGCTCGGAAAAAGGAAGAGCGACATCTATGGTGTTCTCTCTTACGAAGACTTGGTAGAAATAATAAAGTTCAGGGCTCAAGATCTGGGAATAGAATGCGAGTTCTTTCAATCTAACTACGAAGGCGAATTGATAGACAGGATCCATGGACTGGATTTCGATGCGCTCGTCATAAATCCCGGGGCCCTGACACATTATAGCTACGCACTGAGAGACGCACTGGAAATATTCACCGGTCCGAAGGTAGAAGTGCATATCTCAAACATACACGCCAGGGAAGCCTTCAGGAACAGAAGCGTCGTATCATCGGTCTGCACAGGCACAATCGCCGGGCTGGGCTTTACAGGATATCTTCTGGCCATAGAGTTTCTTGCCGGCCAAAGATGA
- a CDS encoding lyase family protein, giving the protein MGFSPIYSKHVLEKSYKHWATTFLDEFGRQNKAHLIMLARQGIIDSKTASALKKSMSKLDSTMEIPGEFPEGVEDLFFYYEKQLELLLGEKAGSLHTARSRNDMDTTVFRLYVRKLMISLIKQMLLLAGALIEKIRASREQLLVLYTHGQPAQVSTLAHYLSSFLIEFLEGLEGLNASMRVVNQCPLGAAAITTTGFNIDRQLVSDLLGFERPVPNSYQAIVTSHWLTYPSMWFKSILNDITRLMADMGHKASCEVGMLSFPDELVQVSSIMPQKRNPVIIEHIRIQSGMAAGDFQSLIDLFHNVSYQDVNEVADAPITSFTRGCETLSGLLELLEETLLKVSVDERKVDDIAIATGTTTTELADELVRREAISFRTAHVVTSAFVKSGYSFETLRRKFSELVGRALEMSDLELRKVLSPRHFVQVRNVPGGPSISAMESVITFIEEKVKIITDSLNGLIKNIVEREEQLSIEFNGLG; this is encoded by the coding sequence ATGGGATTTTCTCCAATATACTCCAAACACGTTCTCGAAAAATCTTACAAACACTGGGCAACAACATTCCTTGACGAGTTCGGGCGGCAAAACAAGGCCCATCTTATCATGCTTGCCAGGCAGGGAATAATCGATTCGAAGACCGCCTCGGCGCTCAAGAAATCCATGAGTAAACTCGACTCGACCATGGAGATACCCGGAGAGTTTCCCGAAGGCGTCGAAGACCTCTTCTTCTACTACGAAAAGCAACTCGAACTCCTACTGGGAGAAAAAGCTGGATCGCTCCATACAGCAAGAAGTAGAAACGATATGGATACGACGGTTTTCCGATTGTACGTGAGAAAGTTGATGATCTCACTCATTAAGCAGATGTTGCTCCTTGCGGGAGCCTTGATTGAAAAGATCAGGGCATCCAGAGAACAGCTGTTGGTTCTTTACACCCATGGCCAGCCCGCGCAAGTATCTACACTTGCACATTATCTCTCGTCTTTTCTGATCGAATTTCTCGAAGGCCTCGAAGGTCTGAATGCTTCGATGAGAGTGGTGAACCAGTGTCCTCTGGGAGCCGCTGCGATCACGACGACGGGCTTCAACATAGACAGGCAGCTGGTCTCGGATCTGCTCGGATTCGAAAGACCGGTTCCTAACTCTTATCAGGCAATCGTTACCTCTCACTGGTTAACTTATCCGTCGATGTGGTTCAAGAGCATTCTCAACGACATAACGCGCCTTATGGCCGACATGGGGCATAAAGCTTCTTGTGAAGTTGGAATGTTAAGCTTCCCAGATGAACTCGTGCAGGTTTCCAGCATAATGCCTCAAAAGCGAAATCCGGTCATTATCGAGCATATAAGAATTCAGTCGGGAATGGCTGCCGGCGACTTCCAGAGTTTGATAGATCTCTTCCACAACGTGTCATATCAGGATGTTAATGAAGTGGCCGATGCCCCTATAACCAGTTTCACCAGAGGTTGCGAAACGCTTTCTGGACTTCTGGAGTTACTTGAGGAGACACTTCTGAAAGTCTCCGTTGATGAGCGGAAGGTCGATGATATAGCGATCGCAACAGGTACGACAACAACGGAATTGGCCGATGAACTTGTAAGAAGAGAAGCGATCTCTTTCAGAACGGCTCATGTCGTGACGAGCGCTTTCGTGAAATCGGGCTACTCCTTTGAAACTCTCCGCAGGAAGTTCTCTGAACTGGTGGGAAGAGCCCTCGAAATGAGTGATCTAGAGCTCAGAAAAGTTCTCTCTCCCAGGCATTTTGTGCAGGTACGTAACGTCCCCGGAGGGCCCTCGATTTCTGCAATGGAAAGTGTTATAACTTTTATTGAAGAAAAAGTGAAAATAATCACAGACTCGCTGAACGGACTCATCAAAAACATTGTAGAGAGAGAAGAACAGCTGTCGATAGAGTTCAACGGTCTGGGTTGA
- a CDS encoding FMN-binding protein, which yields MRYWINVSIFIALSVTLIALVSIWHRNRPVEFPQTVEVRPFGEFQDGIYTGTEGYAVVQIEINDGKILSAKVLQNKPGSYSKSAEAVIDRVIDAQSLEVDMITGATATSRVIVDAIRNALKITE from the coding sequence ATGAGATACTGGATCAACGTTTCGATTTTTATAGCACTTTCCGTGACTTTGATAGCGCTGGTGAGCATCTGGCACAGAAACAGACCTGTTGAATTCCCTCAAACTGTTGAGGTTAGACCATTCGGGGAGTTTCAGGATGGCATATACACTGGAACAGAAGGCTACGCAGTTGTTCAAATCGAGATCAATGACGGGAAAATACTCTCCGCGAAGGTTCTCCAGAACAAACCAGGAAGTTATTCCAAAAGTGCCGAAGCTGTTATCGACAGAGTTATAGATGCTCAAAGCCTCGAGGTAGATATGATCACAGGCGCTACGGCCACGAGCAGGGTAATAGTCGATGCCATAAGAAATGCGCTCAAAATCACCGAGTAG
- the aroC gene encoding chorismate synthase, with the protein MKFSVAGDSHGQAMYGLIEGLPAGFPVSIDEIDKNLKRRQRGYGRGKRMGLEHDRAIIKSGLWNDLTTGAPILIEIANLAPRSEKETRSIPRPGHADYAAWTKYRLSDLTIYAERSSARWTAALVSIGSIACQMLSKLGIEIVSSVIAIGKIHCPIPDSVCVVARDASPVYCHDKLASGEMVAEIEKAIDKGDTLGGIFAVSAYGLPSGIGGYGELFERLDSKIGRYFLAIPSVKGVFVGNPDVSLPGSQYHDPFAVSNGKVSRLSNNAGGVEGGISNGQPLVVVASVKPIPTLENGIDSVNLKSMNVEKTPYVRSDVTAVPAASVVGESMLGLLLLESILEKYGNDSFDLLKGRLENESLPCWNDGLGEKHHR; encoded by the coding sequence ATGAAGTTCAGCGTAGCCGGAGACTCACATGGTCAGGCGATGTACGGGTTAATTGAAGGTTTGCCCGCCGGTTTCCCGGTATCGATCGATGAGATAGACAAGAACCTCAAGAGAAGACAACGTGGCTACGGCAGGGGAAAGAGAATGGGGCTAGAACACGACAGGGCTATCATAAAGTCCGGTCTATGGAATGACCTGACGACAGGCGCACCAATTTTGATCGAGATAGCGAACCTCGCTCCAAGAAGCGAGAAGGAGACGAGAAGCATTCCCCGGCCTGGCCATGCCGATTATGCTGCCTGGACCAAATACAGGCTGAGTGATCTGACGATTTATGCCGAACGCAGCAGCGCTAGGTGGACGGCCGCGCTGGTCTCTATTGGATCGATAGCGTGCCAGATGCTTTCGAAACTCGGAATCGAGATCGTCAGTTCGGTTATAGCGATAGGAAAGATTCACTGCCCGATACCGGATAGTGTTTGCGTTGTGGCGCGTGACGCTTCGCCCGTTTACTGCCATGACAAACTGGCAAGCGGAGAGATGGTGGCCGAGATAGAAAAGGCGATCGACAAAGGTGACACTCTGGGTGGGATCTTCGCTGTCAGCGCCTATGGTCTTCCATCAGGGATAGGTGGATATGGCGAACTTTTCGAGAGACTGGATTCGAAGATTGGACGATACTTCTTGGCTATTCCTTCTGTGAAGGGAGTATTCGTAGGCAATCCAGATGTCAGCCTACCCGGAAGTCAATACCACGATCCCTTTGCAGTAAGCAATGGGAAAGTTTCGCGGCTTTCGAACAATGCCGGCGGGGTGGAAGGAGGTATATCCAACGGCCAGCCCTTGGTCGTAGTTGCCAGCGTCAAGCCGATTCCTACGCTTGAAAACGGTATAGACTCAGTCAATCTGAAGAGTATGAACGTTGAGAAAACCCCGTACGTCCGTTCCGATGTTACAGCTGTCCCGGCAGCTTCGGTCGTTGGGGAAAGTATGCTCGGGCTTTTACTTCTTGAGTCGATTCTAGAGAAATACGGAAACGATAGCTTCGATTTGTTGAAAGGGAGGTTGGAGAATGAGAGTCTTCCTTGTTGGAATGATGGGCTCGGGGAAAAGCACCATCGGTAA
- a CDS encoding shikimate kinase — MRVFLVGMMGSGKSTIGKILSSVLDLEFVDMDSEIEARSGKTVEKIFEDDGEGVFRKLERNLLKELVKKESIVVSTGGGIVLDTVNRRTLKKENTIYLKLPPADLFKRVDTLNRPLLKGGKEAIFRIWEERRELYEQFPSIEASNHSKWEIVASICMRLFSGEKRRIINGTHPVTLANGGFKAIGGMQNAVVSHRVFKVFSEWIPSSAFSIEDGEEAKGFHTLFEIYDFLMERGLSRNDVLSAAGGGTVTDLVGFAASTFKRGVPLTLFPTTLLSQVDASIGGKNGLNFRGGKNMIGNFYFPAETVLDPIATLSMDPGRFEEGLVEAFKIFLITGQWYDQFKSLCGKLKDRNIVTLNKMLEEAVVLKNEIVASDVHERGIRKILNLGHTLGHLYEPIVGVSHGTAVAWGLEREMYYFMNLGLVEESVYNDVCDTLSEIFGLDLPPLPIEEALRLLRNDKKGTTCDETEIEIPLLRSPGNFELLKVKLDELLAVVV; from the coding sequence ATGAGAGTCTTCCTTGTTGGAATGATGGGCTCGGGGAAAAGCACCATCGGTAAGATCCTCTCTTCTGTTCTCGATCTCGAGTTCGTGGATATGGACAGCGAAATAGAAGCCAGAAGCGGAAAGACTGTCGAAAAGATCTTCGAGGATGATGGAGAAGGAGTTTTCAGGAAACTCGAAAGAAACCTTCTTAAAGAACTGGTTAAAAAGGAGAGCATTGTGGTCTCCACTGGAGGCGGTATCGTTCTCGACACGGTGAATCGAAGAACTCTCAAAAAAGAGAACACTATATATCTGAAACTGCCGCCGGCCGATCTCTTCAAACGTGTTGACACACTTAATAGGCCTCTCTTGAAGGGGGGGAAGGAAGCGATTTTCAGGATATGGGAAGAGAGGAGAGAACTGTACGAACAGTTTCCCTCGATAGAGGCATCGAATCACTCCAAATGGGAGATAGTTGCATCGATCTGCATGAGACTATTTTCGGGGGAGAAGAGGAGAATAATCAACGGAACCCATCCGGTGACTCTGGCCAACGGGGGATTCAAAGCGATCGGGGGAATGCAGAACGCCGTTGTCTCGCACAGGGTATTCAAGGTCTTTTCTGAATGGATTCCCTCGTCGGCCTTTTCGATAGAAGACGGAGAGGAAGCGAAAGGTTTTCACACTCTTTTCGAAATCTACGACTTCCTTATGGAACGGGGACTTTCTAGAAACGATGTTCTTTCAGCTGCGGGAGGAGGCACTGTGACCGATCTGGTTGGATTCGCCGCCTCCACATTCAAGAGGGGAGTTCCTCTGACCCTCTTTCCCACGACTCTTCTTTCTCAGGTGGATGCTTCCATAGGTGGAAAAAACGGGTTGAATTTCCGGGGTGGGAAGAATATGATAGGTAACTTCTATTTCCCGGCCGAAACGGTTCTTGATCCGATAGCAACGCTTTCAATGGATCCCGGTAGATTCGAAGAAGGCCTGGTGGAGGCTTTCAAGATATTCCTGATAACCGGGCAGTGGTACGATCAATTCAAGTCTTTATGTGGTAAATTGAAAGACAGAAATATCGTAACCTTGAATAAGATGCTAGAAGAGGCCGTGGTTCTGAAAAACGAAATAGTGGCATCGGATGTCCACGAAAGAGGGATCAGAAAAATACTAAACCTGGGACATACTCTCGGCCACCTCTACGAACCGATAGTCGGTGTGTCTCATGGAACGGCCGTTGCCTGGGGACTGGAACGCGAGATGTACTATTTCATGAACCTCGGACTAGTCGAGGAGTCTGTTTACAACGACGTATGTGACACGCTATCGGAAATATTTGGACTCGACCTTCCACCACTTCCCATAGAAGAAGCCTTACGTCTGTTGAGAAACGACAAAAAGGGAACGACCTGCGATGAGACCGAAATAGAGATACCGCTTCTGAGATCGCCGGGAAATTTTGAGCTTTTAAAGGTTAAGCTCGACGAACTTCTGGCGGTGGTGGTATGA
- a CDS encoding shikimate dehydrogenase family protein: protein MRFCIVGHPVSHSLSPRIYTRFFEMKGIDATYEALDIQTGEFSSVIDVLLKEYDGLNVTIPFKEAVVAHVDCMVERSLRAVNCIFKGVGYNTDWIGFSNSLRDIKIEEPITILGAGGASRAVIYALKEFGVNRINVINRSTFRAERVAEDFNNRNFEVKIFSFDSLPSIVKKSKSIINATSIGMKGEYLSLGREEFQGISLVYDLIYSETPLQKVARECGVEKVIDGKAMLFFQACENLKIWGLFDKKTFERAFEEVVR from the coding sequence ATGAGATTCTGTATAGTAGGCCATCCTGTCTCACACAGCCTCTCACCAAGAATCTACACGCGTTTCTTCGAAATGAAGGGAATCGATGCTACTTATGAAGCCCTGGACATACAGACCGGTGAATTCTCGTCGGTTATCGACGTTCTTCTCAAAGAGTACGACGGTCTCAACGTGACTATACCCTTCAAGGAAGCAGTCGTTGCTCATGTCGATTGTATGGTGGAGAGATCTTTGCGCGCCGTGAACTGCATTTTCAAAGGGGTTGGTTATAACACCGACTGGATTGGTTTCAGTAATTCACTCAGAGATATAAAAATTGAAGAACCCATAACAATACTGGGTGCCGGAGGAGCTTCCAGAGCCGTGATTTACGCTCTTAAAGAGTTTGGTGTTAACCGTATAAATGTAATCAACAGGAGTACGTTCAGGGCCGAAAGGGTCGCGGAGGATTTCAACAACAGAAATTTCGAGGTAAAGATCTTTTCTTTCGATTCTCTTCCATCTATTGTGAAGAAAAGTAAGAGCATAATAAACGCGACGTCGATCGGAATGAAGGGGGAGTACTTAAGTCTTGGACGCGAGGAGTTCCAGGGAATCTCTCTGGTTTACGATCTGATCTACAGCGAAACGCCTCTCCAGAAGGTTGCCAGGGAGTGCGGAGTTGAGAAAGTAATTGATGGGAAGGCCATGCTCTTCTTCCAGGCCTGCGAGAACTTGAAGATCTGGGGGCTCTTCGACAAGAAGACTTTTGAAAGAGCCTTCGAGGAGGTGGTCAGATGA
- a CDS encoding nuclear transport factor 2 family protein — translation MKKTLLFVLPLLVFAVSGCLNMVGKPESVLKSLEKEVLRGNVDRILELYAETVEISTTANPSGRPVTKADLRYYYNRFLTEREISSFSLNVESVEKPSSGQAVIYANFTLSFRYDDKDYSVEAEMTFSLSKAGRKWRITGEWNNPILSIYEPASKSPEY, via the coding sequence TTGAAAAAGACTCTCTTGTTTGTGTTGCCACTGCTGGTATTTGCTGTTTCCGGATGTCTTAACATGGTGGGCAAACCGGAATCGGTTTTGAAGTCGCTCGAAAAAGAAGTGTTAAGGGGAAATGTTGACAGAATTCTGGAACTTTACGCTGAAACCGTGGAAATTTCGACGACGGCCAATCCTTCCGGAAGGCCCGTTACAAAAGCGGATCTCAGGTACTATTACAATCGATTTCTGACAGAACGGGAGATTTCAAGCTTCTCTCTGAACGTGGAAAGCGTCGAAAAGCCTTCATCTGGTCAAGCCGTTATTTATGCGAACTTCACGCTCTCTTTCCGGTACGACGATAAAGATTACTCTGTGGAAGCCGAAATGACTTTCTCTCTCTCAAAAGCGGGCCGGAAATGGAGAATAACTGGAGAGTGGAACAATCCGATACTCAGTATTTACGAACCAGCATCTAAATCTCCTGAGTATTAA
- a CDS encoding FumA C-terminus/TtdB family hydratase beta subunit translates to MKIEDLRAGDELLYSGEFLLMRDAAQKRLKKMLDEGKELPISLDGMIIFYAGPAKPTKDSFGAIGPTTSSRMDSFLEMLYLKGVLATVGKGKRSLQAVSLCKKYRRVYFLAPSGAAAALAGRISGMTVVAFDDLGTEAIFRVSVKDFPLYVAIDCLGNDVFIKNRG, encoded by the coding sequence TTGAAGATTGAAGATTTGCGTGCCGGCGACGAACTCCTTTACTCCGGCGAGTTCCTTCTCATGAGAGACGCCGCGCAAAAACGATTGAAAAAAATGCTCGACGAAGGCAAAGAATTGCCGATTTCTCTCGATGGAATGATAATTTTCTACGCGGGGCCGGCCAAACCGACTAAAGATTCTTTCGGAGCTATAGGACCCACAACTTCGAGCAGAATGGATTCATTTCTCGAAATGCTTTATCTGAAAGGTGTTCTGGCAACGGTAGGAAAAGGAAAGAGAAGCCTTCAGGCCGTTTCGCTCTGTAAAAAATACAGAAGAGTTTACTTTCTGGCTCCCAGTGGTGCCGCCGCCGCTCTGGCCGGTAGAATTTCCGGCATGACGGTCGTGGCTTTCGATGATCTCGGTACGGAAGCGATATTCAGGGTTAGTGTGAAGGATTTCCCGCTCTACGTCGCTATCGATTGCCTTGGAAACGATGTTTTCATTAAGAATAGAGGGTGA
- a CDS encoding NAD(P)-dependent malic enzyme, whose product MVLNEEALKLHKELRGKLEVKSRVSVDSMRALSLAYTPGVADVCRVINENKELVYDYTNKWNYVAVVSDGTAVLGLGDIGPEAGMPVMEGKALLFKEFGNVDAFPLCINVHEPDEIIAFVQALSPTFGGVNLEDISSPKCFYIEQELQRRLDIPIFHDDQHGAAIVATAALRNALKIVGKNMENLKVATVGVGAAGGATIKMLLAAGIRNIVAVDRNGILNKDDPKTLLNEFHRKIVGEINPDNLSGDLAKAIKGADVFIGTSVGGIISAEMIRSMAPGAIVFALANPVPEIMPDLAKEAGAKIVATGRSDFPNQINNVLAFPGIFRGALDVRSREINESMKLAATDALADAVGDDRLSADYILPKAFEPGIARKVAIAVARASLETGSAKLKISPNDIEETVDRGFRRIG is encoded by the coding sequence ATTGTTTTGAACGAAGAGGCACTGAAACTGCACAAAGAACTGCGTGGCAAACTCGAGGTGAAAAGTAGGGTCAGTGTGGATAGCATGAGGGCCCTTTCGCTGGCCTACACTCCTGGAGTCGCCGACGTTTGCCGGGTTATCAACGAGAACAAAGAACTGGTCTATGACTATACCAACAAATGGAATTACGTTGCGGTCGTATCGGATGGAACGGCCGTTCTTGGCCTTGGAGATATCGGTCCCGAGGCGGGGATGCCAGTCATGGAAGGCAAGGCCTTGCTCTTCAAGGAGTTCGGAAATGTTGATGCCTTCCCTCTATGCATAAACGTCCATGAACCCGATGAAATCATCGCATTCGTTCAGGCCCTATCACCGACGTTCGGCGGGGTGAATCTGGAAGACATATCCTCTCCGAAATGTTTTTATATCGAGCAAGAGCTGCAACGAAGACTCGACATACCGATCTTCCATGACGATCAACACGGAGCAGCCATCGTGGCAACTGCCGCTTTGAGGAACGCTTTGAAAATAGTGGGTAAGAATATGGAAAATCTGAAGGTCGCGACTGTCGGTGTTGGGGCGGCCGGTGGAGCGACTATCAAGATGTTGCTTGCGGCCGGTATCAGAAACATCGTTGCGGTCGATAGGAACGGTATTCTCAATAAAGACGATCCTAAAACCCTTTTAAATGAGTTCCACCGTAAGATAGTTGGAGAGATCAACCCCGACAACCTTTCCGGTGATCTGGCAAAGGCCATAAAAGGTGCCGACGTTTTCATCGGTACCTCGGTCGGAGGGATAATCTCTGCCGAAATGATCAGATCCATGGCGCCAGGAGCGATCGTTTTCGCCCTGGCAAATCCTGTGCCTGAGATCATGCCCGATCTGGCCAAAGAAGCAGGGGCAAAGATAGTTGCAACCGGCAGATCGGATTTCCCCAACCAGATCAACAATGTCTTGGCCTTCCCCGGAATATTCAGGGGTGCACTAGATGTGAGATCAAGAGAGATCAACGAATCTATGAAGCTCGCGGCGACCGACGCACTTGCCGATGCCGTTGGCGATGACAGACTCTCTGCAGACTACATACTCCCGAAGGCTTTCGAGCCGGGAATAGCACGTAAAGTGGCGATCGCCGTTGCGAGAGCCTCCTTGGAAACCGGTTCCGCAAAATTGAAGATCTCGCCCAATGATATCGAAGAGACAGTAGACAGAGGATTTAGAAGAATAGGTTGA